ATGATATAGTGCTCTGTATCTGCTGCATTAGGGTGATAACGTCCTCTGCTGTTGCTTGGCCTGTATTAACAATGAAATTGGCATGCATGGTGGATACCTGTGCGCCTCCCTGGGTCATTCCTTTCAGCCCTGCTGCTTCAATCAGGCGGGCTGCATGATCACCCGGTGGATTTCGGAATACACTACCTGCACATGCCATCTGCAGTGGCTGTGTGCGGCGCCGGCGATCTTTGTAAGCCGCCATCGTTTCCGAAATGACGTTGCGCTCCCCATGCTGGAGTTCAAATGCAGCTTCCAGCACAATGCCTCTCCGATCATGCAGAACAGAGTGGCGGTAGGCAAAATCCATGTCCTCCTTGCTGTAACGTACCAATTCCCCTGTCTCCAGTACAATCTCAGCGAATTTGAATATCCGTGACACATCCGATCCATGCGCGCCTGCATTCATGTATACGGCTCCACCGACAGTGCCGGGGATACCGCTGCCGAATTCCAGACCGGTCCATTCCTTTTTGGCAGCAACCACACTGAGTTTAACAAAAGAATGCGCCGCTCCGGCGGTTACACCGCCTTCGTGAAATTCGGCATAATCAAAGCCCTCGCCTGGTTTCACCACAACACCACGTATTCCTTTGTCTGACACCAGCATGTTTGAGCCCCGTCCAAGTTGCATCCACGGAATCTGATACGTGTGAAGCAATTGAAAGAGATTCATCATCTGCTCTTTATTCTCGGGAATGACCAGTGCATCCGCAGGACCGCCGATCTTCCATGTGGTGTATTTGGCTAGCGATTCGTTTTCAAGAACTCTGCCAACATTATTCTGGGATAGTAACGATATCCACTGATGCATGTTTGCTTCCTCCTTAGCTTCAAAACCGATGAGCACGGTATGTTCTGTTGTTACAGACCGTGTTCTGGCGCCATGGAACGATGGTCACGATTTATACGGTATCTTATGTCAGCCCCGTCTTGTGTGTGACAATCGCCCACAAACACACTTTATCGGCGTGCAGCAAGACGCTGAATTTCATGAACAAGCACTTCAGCTGCATCGGGTTTCCCCAGTTTCCGGGAGGCTTCAGCCATTCGTTTACGTCCAGATTCATCATTCATAATCTTGGCGATGGCTTCATACAGGACTTTGCCTGTAAGATCCTTCTCCAGCATCGTGAGTGATGCGCCTCCACCTTCAAGCGTGCGTGCATTAGCTTCCTGATGATTATTAGTCACGTTAGGTGACGGAATCAGAATCGAAGGAATACCCAGTGATGTAATCTCCGCAAGGAATGATGCACCTGCGCGGTTTACAATCAAGGATGTGCAGGCAAGCACCTCAGGCATATTATGCACGTAAGGCAGGACATGCAGGTGGTTTGGCATCGTACCCAATGAGCTGCGAATGGCTTCACGTGTTTCATCAAAATAGGTATCCCCTGTCACGTAAACGACATGTACATCGTCCAGTTGTTCCAGCATTGGAGCCATGTCCACCATGGCCTGATTGATTGCTTTTGCCCCGCGACTGCCACCAACCACAAGAACAACACGGCTGTTCATCGGTACACCTAATGTGGCAAAACCACGATCACGGCTAGCCTGGGCTACCGTAGTCGCTCGCGGATTACCGGTGTAGATCACCTTTTTTGCACCGGAAAACGATTTTTCAGAACCTTCAAAGCTAACGGCAACCGTGTCCACATAACGCATCAAAAATTTGTTCGTCAGACCAGGGATGGCGTTCTGTTCATGAATTATACTCGGAATTCCCAGTTTTGTTGCTGCATATACCACAGGTCCACATACATATCCACCTGTACCAATCACAACATCCGGTTTGAATTCCTTTAGCATTTTTTTGGACTTGCGTACACCTTGAATGAAACGCATGACCGTTTTCAGGTTGTCGATGGACAATTTCCGCCGAAAGCCCGTAATATCAATGGATTTAAAAGGAATATTTTCTTGGGGAACCAGTTTGCTTTCCAGCCCTCTGGTTCCTCCGATGTATAGAAATGTCGAGTCCGGATTCTCCGCCTCGCATTGTCTTGCTATGGCAACGGCCGGATAGATATGTCCACCCGTACCGCCACCGCTTAGAACGACTCGCATCGCATAGTCACCTCGCATAACGGGATAAATTCACTAAAATGCCCAGTGCTGTGAGCATGAGGGTCAATGATGATCCGCCGTAACTGATCAGAGGCAATGTAATGCCCGTAACAGGCATCATGCCAATGACAACACCAATGTTAATAATAACTTGTACGGCGACCATTCCTACGATACCAACACCAAGCAGACTGCCGAAGGCATCCGGAACGGTCATGGCTACACGCATCCCTCTCCACACCAGCACCAGAAACAACAATAATACAATCATTCCACCTATAAAGCCGAGTTCTTCGGCCAAAATACTAAAAATAAAGTCCGTTTGCGGTTCAGGTACATAACTGTACTTCTGCCGGCTCATACCCAGTCCCAATCCCGCCAGTCCACCAGGACCAATTGCGTATAAGGATTGAATGATCTGATATCCGGCACCCAGCGGATCGGACCACGGGTCCAAAAACGCTGTGATACGCTGCAGCCGATAGGGTGCTGCTGCAATCAAAGCTGCAAACCCCGCTACGCCACCAAGAGCAAGCAGGCTCAGATGTTTCATTCGTGCTCCGGCTGTGAAAATAATAAGCATCGATGCGCCCATCATCACGGTGCCAGTCCCCAAATCAGGTTGCAGCATAATAATCCCAAAAGCCAACCCGATCAATCCCAGCGGTGGCAGAAGCCCCGATGTGAAGGTTTTGATTTTACCCGGTTCCTTGCTCAGCCAATGAGCGAGAAACAGAATCATGCCCAGCTTCATGAATTCTGAGGGCTGAATACCGAACGAACCAATGCCCAGCCAACTTCGTGCACCACCGCGAACCACACCAATTCCAGGAATGAGCACCGCAATGAGCATAATAAAACAGGCAATCAATATAGGCTTGGCATATTTCCTCCACACCCGGTAGTCTACATTAGCAGTTACGAACATGGCCACAAGCCCAAGCACCGCAAACAGGGCCTGTCTTTTTACAAAATAAAATGAATCGCCATAGTCATGAAAGGCAAGCACCGAGCCCGCACTATATACCATAATAATGCCGATGGCAAGCAATGCCAAAATACAAATCAGCAACCAAATATCTGGTGCCGGTCGCGTCTGTTTCATCAGGAGGCCACCCCTTGCATGGAAGTAGGGGCTTTTCCACCCCCCTACTTACAAGTTATGCGCCGCCTCTTTAAAAATGCGTCCCCGCTCTTCATAGGAAGCGAACATGTCCCAACTTGCACATGCCGGGGATAACAAAACGACATCACCGGCACTGGCAAGCTTCGATGCTTCCTGCACAGCAACGGTTAACGTCCGGGCAGCGTCCTCCTCATTATCGACGACCTTAATTTGCTTTAATCCGGCAAGTTCCGCGACCTTGGCAATTTTTGTCCGTGTCTCACCAATTGCAACGACAGCTTTTACCCGTTCCTGGAACAAGGGCAACAACTCCATCATGTCTGATCCACGATCCAGCCCTCCTGCAATCAATACGACCGGTTCCTTGAACGAATTCAGGGCCATGACCGTAGCCTTTGAATTGGTCGCTTTGGAGTTGTTGTAGTACGCAGAGCCATTATGCTCTAGAACATATTCAAGTCGGTGTTCAACCGCCTTGAAATCTGCAAGCGGAGCAGCCAGCACTGCTGGATCAGCTCCTGCCGCTACGGCAATGGCCACAGCGGCCATTGCATTTTCCACATTGAATCGTCCAGCGATGCCAATGTTCTCGATGTCAATAATGGTGTGGTGATT
This Paenibacillus xylanexedens DNA region includes the following protein-coding sequences:
- the murB gene encoding UDP-N-acetylmuramate dehydrogenase, which produces MHQWISLLSQNNVGRVLENESLAKYTTWKIGGPADALVIPENKEQMMNLFQLLHTYQIPWMQLGRGSNMLVSDKGIRGVVVKPGEGFDYAEFHEGGVTAGAAHSFVKLSVVAAKKEWTGLEFGSGIPGTVGGAVYMNAGAHGSDVSRIFKFAEIVLETGELVRYSKEDMDFAYRHSVLHDRRGIVLEAAFELQHGERNVISETMAAYKDRRRRTQPLQMACAGSVFRNPPGDHAARLIEAAGLKGMTQGGAQVSTMHANFIVNTGQATAEDVITLMQQIQSTISSQNGINLVPEVFVVGER
- the murG gene encoding undecaprenyldiphospho-muramoylpentapeptide beta-N-acetylglucosaminyltransferase, producing MRVVLSGGGTGGHIYPAVAIARQCEAENPDSTFLYIGGTRGLESKLVPQENIPFKSIDITGFRRKLSIDNLKTVMRFIQGVRKSKKMLKEFKPDVVIGTGGYVCGPVVYAATKLGIPSIIHEQNAIPGLTNKFLMRYVDTVAVSFEGSEKSFSGAKKVIYTGNPRATTVAQASRDRGFATLGVPMNSRVVLVVGGSRGAKAINQAMVDMAPMLEQLDDVHVVYVTGDTYFDETREAIRSSLGTMPNHLHVLPYVHNMPEVLACTSLIVNRAGASFLAEITSLGIPSILIPSPNVTNNHQEANARTLEGGGASLTMLEKDLTGKVLYEAIAKIMNDESGRKRMAEASRKLGKPDAAEVLVHEIQRLAARR
- the spoVE gene encoding stage V sporulation protein E, encoding MKQTRPAPDIWLLICILALLAIGIIMVYSAGSVLAFHDYGDSFYFVKRQALFAVLGLVAMFVTANVDYRVWRKYAKPILIACFIMLIAVLIPGIGVVRGGARSWLGIGSFGIQPSEFMKLGMILFLAHWLSKEPGKIKTFTSGLLPPLGLIGLAFGIIMLQPDLGTGTVMMGASMLIIFTAGARMKHLSLLALGGVAGFAALIAAAPYRLQRITAFLDPWSDPLGAGYQIIQSLYAIGPGGLAGLGLGMSRQKYSYVPEPQTDFIFSILAEELGFIGGMIVLLLFLVLVWRGMRVAMTVPDAFGSLLGVGIVGMVAVQVIINIGVVIGMMPVTGITLPLISYGGSSLTLMLTALGILVNLSRYAR